The following are encoded together in the Gasterosteus aculeatus chromosome 7, fGasAcu3.hap1.1, whole genome shotgun sequence genome:
- the vps37d gene encoding vacuolar protein sorting-associated protein 37D yields the protein MSDPKEANSCPDGYRALSAGELRELLLNDDKMDQILRLNEKLQELQVDRETLQATNRRLAEDSLARQPRLCNGKVQLAEKYRELSNLATACREKRSQLGAHLEKRGLQTALSLLQEEVARAEEHSEELLEKFMEGTASLDHFLDSFQSSRKTYHVRRAQAEKMQEAARAKRPASRAKGAAAEESGGVKRDSEPRRLNGFVAQGPLRVFQVRYGLTPAILLPHHPVSPPASAPSCAPPAEPQPGHAHVLANPMAGHGQPVGLRVIGQLPGGWPANGRPVRMQQLYRPNPQQPEPPYR from the exons ATGTCCGACCCGAAGGAGGCGAACTCTTGTCCCGACGGCTACCGCGCCCTGAGCGCCGGCGAGCTGAGGGAGCTTCTGCTGAACGACGACAAAATGGACCAAATCCTCCGCCTCAATGAGAAG CTCCAGGAGCTCCAGGTGGACCGGGAGACGCTGCAGGCGACCAACCGGAGGCTCGCCGAGGACAGCCTCGCCCGACAGCCCCGCCTGTGCAACGGCAAAGTCCAACTGGCGGAGAAATACCGGGAGCTGTCCAACCTGGCAACGGCGTGCCGGGAAAAACGGAGTCAGCTCG GGGCTCACCTGGAGAAACGCGGGCTGCAGACGGCGCTAagcctcctgcaggaggaggtggctCGTGCCGAGGAGCACTCGGAG gagctgctggagaagttCATGGAGGGAACCGCGAGCCTGGACCACTTCCTGGACTCCTTCCAGAGCTCCAGGAAGACGTACCACGTCCGCCGGGCCCAGGCGGAGAAGATGCAGGAGGCCGCGCGGGCCAAGCGGCCGGCGAGCAGGGCCAagggggcggcggcggaggagagcGGGGGGGTGAAGCGGGACTCGGAGCCGCGGCGGCTCAACGGCTTCGTAGCTCAGGGGCCCCTCCGCGTGTTCCAGGTCCGCTACGGCCTCACGCCCGCCATCCTCCTCCCGCACCACCCCGTCTCGCCACCCGCCTCGGCGCCGAGCTGCGCTCCGCCGGCCGAGCCCCAGCCGGGCCACGCCCACGTCCTCGCCaacccgatggcgggccacGGCCAGCCGGTGGGGCTCAGGGTCATCGGACAGTTACCGGGCGGCTGGCCGGCCAACGGAAGGCCCGTGAGGATGCAGCAGCTTTACAGGCCGAACCCCCAACAGCCGGAACCGCCGTACCGATAG
- the scimp gene encoding uncharacterized protein scimp isoform X2, translating into MDLPTDLSSRLWMLIIIIIFMWILISLVFILINKCISKAGKLRIAELQRMSGFSTKSNQYQGGEYVSEIPPLPPRTQFLLTEAQSYENLDAADDQTDRTDQTDQIVHEQDVPDYEQVDQDVPDYEQDVPDYEQDVPDYEQVDQDVPDCEQDVPDYEQVDQDVPDCEQDVPDYEQDVPDYEQVDQDVPDCEQDVPDYEQVDQDVPDCEQDVPEYEQDVSDYEQVDQDVPDYEQDVPDYEQVDQDVPDCEQDVPEYEQDVSDYEQVDQDVPDYEQDVPDYEQVDQDVPDCEQDVPEYEQDVSDYEQVDQDVPDYEQDVPDYEQVDQDVADYEQDKQSDSLKAVGEDEPLPLIPRYPDLDPAADSFSEDDYDDIGGEDETEGEEDYDDVA; encoded by the exons ATGGATCTACCCACGGATCTTTCGTCCAGGTTATGgatgcttattattattattatttttatgtgGATTTTGATCAGCCTCGTCTTCATCTTGATCAACAAGTGCATTTCAAAGGCAG gAAAACTCAGAATCGCAGAGCTCCAGAGAATGTCTGGCTTCTCCACCAA GAGCAATCAATACCAGGGGGGCGAGTATGTTTCGGAGATCCCACCTTTACCTCCTCGGACACAGTTTCTCCTCACAG aggCCCAAAGTTATGAGAACCTGGACGCCGCAGATGATCAGACTGATCGGACTGATCAGACTGATCAGATCGTCCACGAGCAGGACGTCCCAGACTACGAGCAGGTTGACCAGGACGTCCCGGACTACGAGCAGGACGTCCCAGACTACGAGCAG GACGTCCCAGACTACGAGCAGGTTGACCAGGACGTCCCGGACTGCGAGCAGGACGTCCCAGACTACGAGCAGGTTGACCAGGACGTCCCGGACTGCGAGCAGGACGTCCCAGACTACGAGCAGGACGTCCCAGACTACGAGCAGGTTGACCAGGACGTCCCGGACTGCGAGCAGGACGTCCCAGACTACGAGCAGGTTGACCAAGACGTCCCAGACTGCGAGCAGGACGTCCCGGAGTACGAACAGGACGTCTCAGACTACGAGCAGGTTGACCAGGACGTCCCAGACTACGAGCAGGACGTCCCAGACTACGAGCAGGTTGACCAGGACGTCCCAGACTGCGAGCAGGACGTCCCGGAGTACGAACAGGACGTCTCAGACTACGAGCAGGTTGACCAGGACGTCCCAGACTACGAGCAGGACGTCCCAGACTACGAGCAGGTTGACCAGGACGTCCCAGACTGCGAGCAGGACGTCCCGGAGTACGAACAGGACGTCTCAGACTACGAGCAGGTTGACCAGGACGTCCCAGACTACGAGCAGGACGTCCCAGACTACGAGCAGGTTGACCAGGACGTCGCAGACTACGAGCAGGACAAGCAGTCCGACTCTTTGAAGGCGGTGGGTGAGGACGAGCCTCTCCCTCTGATTCCACGGTACCCAGATCTAGATCCAGCAGCAGACAGTTTCTCAGAGGACGACTACGACGACATCGGGGGTGAAGATGAAACCGAGGGGGAAGAGGACTACGACGATGTGGCTTAG
- the LOC120821741 gene encoding ATP-sensitive inward rectifier potassium channel 1-like — MLQVLHAHIQPAGHRSSKTRLVDKDGRCNIEFGNIKYRNHLGYVVDFWTTFVEIRWRYVLLMFVASFIGSWFVFSLLWYWIAQSNGDLMGQNRADGHVRCVDNMDGLTTAFLYSLETQTTIGYGGRALTGHCTGAIALIVVQSLIGVFINCFICGVILAKISLPKKRAKTVTFSDTAVICLNKESLCLLIRVANLRKTLLIGSQIYGKLVRTTTTADGDTVILDQVDIDFVVDAGKDNLFFVCPMTLYHAIDRSSPFYELSANSLPQQDFELVVFLDGTAESTSSSCQVRTSYVPQEIQWGHSFLPIISRTKTGKYRVDFSNFSKSVRVTTPHCARCFEKDADLTGCNAEDDQQEKSGIDNLGFQVIDIHDSVDVTKM; from the coding sequence ATGCTCCAGGTGCTCCACGCTCACATTCAGCCGGCTGGACACCGAAGCAGCAAGACTCGCCTGGTCGACAAAGACGGGCGCTGCAACATCGAATTTGGCAACATCAAATACCGAAACCACTTGGGGTACGTGGTGGACTTCTGGACCACCTTTGTGGAGATCCGCTGGCGCTACGTCCTGCTCATGTTCGTGGCCTCGTTCATCGGCAGCTGGTTCGTCTTCAGCCTGCTGTGGTACTGGATCGCCCAGAGCAACGGTGATCTGATGGGTCAGAACCGCGCAGACGGGCACGTCCGCTGCGTTGACAACATGGACGGCCTCACCACGGCGTTCCTCTACTCCCTGGAGACCCAGACCACCATCGGGTACGGCGGTAGGGCGCTGACGGGCCACTGCACCGGCGCCATTGCCCTGATCGTGGTGCAGTCGCTGATCGGCGTCTTCATCAACTGCTTCATCTGCGGCGTCATCTTGGCCAAGATCTCATTGCCCAAAAAACGGGCCAAGACCGTCACCTTCAGCGACACAGCCGTCATCTGCCTCAACAAGGAGAGCCTGTGCCTCCTGATCAGGGTGGCGAACCTCCGGAAGACCCTGCTGATTGGCAGCCAGATCTACGGCAAGCTGGTCCGGACCACGACCACGGCAGACGGGGACACCGTCATCCTGGACCAGGTGGATATTGACTTTGTGGTGGACGCCGGGAAGGACAACCTGTTCTTCGTCTGCCCGATGACCCTCTACCACGCCATCGACCGGTCGAGTCCCTTCTACGAGCTGTCGGCGAACTCCCTCCCGCAACAGGACTTTGAGCTGGTGGTGTTTCTGGACGGGACGGCCGAGTCCACCAGCTCCTCCTGTCAGGTCCGGACCTCCTACGTGCCCCAGGAGATCCAGTGGGGGCACAGCTTCCTGCCCATCATCTCCCGCACCAAGACGGGGAAGTACCGCGTGGACTTCTCAAACTTTTCCAAAAGCGTCCGGGTCACCACGCCGCACTGCGCTCGCTGCTTCGAGAAGGACGCCGACCTGACGGGATGCAACGCCGAAGACGACCAGCAAGAGAAGTCAGGCATCGACAACCTGGGGTTCCAGGTGATCGACATCCACGACTCGGTGGACGTCACCAAGATGTGA
- the scimp gene encoding uncharacterized protein scimp isoform X1 produces the protein MDLPTDLSSRLWMLIIIIIFMWILISLVFILINKCISKAGKLRIAELQRMSGFSTKSNQYQGGEYVSEIPPLPPRTQFLLTEAQSYENLDAADDQTDRTDQTDQIVHEQDVPDYEQVDQDVPDYEQDVPDYEQVDQDVPDYEQDVPDYEQVDQDVPDCEQDVPDYEQVDQDVPDCEQDVPDYEQDVPDYEQVDQDVPDCEQDVPDYEQVDQDVPDCEQDVPEYEQDVSDYEQVDQDVPDYEQDVPDYEQVDQDVPDCEQDVPEYEQDVSDYEQVDQDVPDYEQDVPDYEQVDQDVPDCEQDVPEYEQDVSDYEQVDQDVPDYEQDVPDYEQVDQDVADYEQDKQSDSLKAVGEDEPLPLIPRYPDLDPAADSFSEDDYDDIGGEDETEGEEDYDDVA, from the exons ATGGATCTACCCACGGATCTTTCGTCCAGGTTATGgatgcttattattattattatttttatgtgGATTTTGATCAGCCTCGTCTTCATCTTGATCAACAAGTGCATTTCAAAGGCAG gAAAACTCAGAATCGCAGAGCTCCAGAGAATGTCTGGCTTCTCCACCAA GAGCAATCAATACCAGGGGGGCGAGTATGTTTCGGAGATCCCACCTTTACCTCCTCGGACACAGTTTCTCCTCACAG aggCCCAAAGTTATGAGAACCTGGACGCCGCAGATGATCAGACTGATCGGACTGATCAGACTGATCAGATCGTCCACGAGCAGGACGTCCCAGACTACGAGCAGGTTGACCAGGACGTCCCGGACTACGAGCAGGACGTCCCAGACTACGAGCAGGTTGACCAGGACGTCCCGGACTACGAGCAGGACGTCCCAGACTACGAGCAGGTTGACCAGGACGTCCCGGACTGCGAGCAGGACGTCCCAGACTACGAGCAGGTTGACCAGGACGTCCCGGACTGCGAGCAGGACGTCCCAGACTACGAGCAGGACGTCCCAGACTACGAGCAGGTTGACCAGGACGTCCCGGACTGCGAGCAGGACGTCCCAGACTACGAGCAGGTTGACCAAGACGTCCCAGACTGCGAGCAGGACGTCCCGGAGTACGAACAGGACGTCTCAGACTACGAGCAGGTTGACCAGGACGTCCCAGACTACGAGCAGGACGTCCCAGACTACGAGCAGGTTGACCAGGACGTCCCAGACTGCGAGCAGGACGTCCCGGAGTACGAACAGGACGTCTCAGACTACGAGCAGGTTGACCAGGACGTCCCAGACTACGAGCAGGACGTCCCAGACTACGAGCAGGTTGACCAGGACGTCCCAGACTGCGAGCAGGACGTCCCGGAGTACGAACAGGACGTCTCAGACTACGAGCAGGTTGACCAGGACGTCCCAGACTACGAGCAGGACGTCCCAGACTACGAGCAGGTTGACCAGGACGTCGCAGACTACGAGCAGGACAAGCAGTCCGACTCTTTGAAGGCGGTGGGTGAGGACGAGCCTCTCCCTCTGATTCCACGGTACCCAGATCTAGATCCAGCAGCAGACAGTTTCTCAGAGGACGACTACGACGACATCGGGGGTGAAGATGAAACCGAGGGGGAAGAGGACTACGACGATGTGGCTTAG